In a single window of the Desertifilum tharense IPPAS B-1220 genome:
- a CDS encoding phage integrase N-terminal SAM-like domain-containing protein, protein MLEPRPRKLLDQVRDAIRVKHYSYSTEKTYVYWIRRFIPFHNKRHPNEMGTTEVTQFLTHLAVTEHVASTTPYL, encoded by the coding sequence ATGTTGGAACCTCGTCCTCGAAAGCTGCTCGACCAAGTGCGCGATGCCATACGGGTCAAGCATTACTCCTATAGCACTGAAAAGACTTATGTTTACTGGATTCGCCGCTTCATTCCATTTCACAATAAACGGCATCCCAATGAAATGGGAACAACGGAGGTCACACAGTTTCTAACTCATCTCGCTGTAACCGAACACGTTGCATCCACTACGCCGTATCTTTGA